The genomic stretch AATGTCCGATTTCCCATATAATTAACTTCTCACTAAATTAATAAGATAGATTTATACTGTCGATTATAataattcattttatttataACTTAGTTAGGTGACTTTTTCATATATTACACTATTAATCAATATAAGTACTTATTGTAACCATGATTTGAACAATATTAAAACAGATACAAATAAACACAAGAggcaataataaaattttagttttatttaacATTTACTCTAATGATACaagtaaatattattaattaaaagatttattataaaatatgtataataaaaaatataattaaaattagtgtataaaaaatattgagaattttaaatttataaaaaaatgagaaaaaactgATGAAGGGACTAATTTGGTATACAACattcaatttcaagaactaaAATGAGTCATTTGATGCAAAATAAGGGACTAATTTAGTGCACATTGTGACAGGTGGCATACCCATCCATGTCAGTATGTCAACGACACGACATCATGAGGTGACACGTGTCACCAAAGGTCCACATCATCAAGCCACGTCAGCGTCGTTAACGAAAAACGGGTTAAAAACTATTATGGTGCAATTTTTCCAATCTCAAAAACGTAATTGGTGCAATTGAAGATGATTTTGGTGCATGGGTCAATCTCGAAACTACCATGGGTATTTACTCCCCAAGTCACCCTATAGTCACTGTCACTCTTTTTACGCACCAACACGGTGCCCCCCTCTGCTCTCTTACTCAAaatccaaaaagtctaaccCTAACCAGTAACCACCGTCTTGGCCGGCCATCTACCACCCACAGCTCAAGATTTCACGGTAACGCACTCACAAGTCATCATCAGCTGCGACACCATTGGTACGCCTCTTCCACTAACTAACTCTTCATTTTATTTCACGTAGTTTGACTAGCATTCACACATTCACATGAGAATGTTTGTAGTTATTTAACTGAGCCATGTACTTATGCTGTGCATGAAATTGTTTTCGATCATCCAGCTCAATCGATTCATTCATTccttcattttcattttcagtaGTGTCGTCAAAATTGACAATGCCGAAGCGGAAGCAAAGgaaagtagaagaagaggaCTCAACAAGAACAGGAACCCCCAAAATAGACCTAATCAGTACCTTACCGGATTCCCTGCTTTGCCACATTCTCTCGTTCCTCCCAACAAGATGTGCCATGGCCACCAGCGTCCTCGCTCGCCGGTGGCGCCACCTCTGGAAGGATGTTCTAGTCTTGGACTTGGACAATAGTAAACATAGTCCTTATTATCTGCCTGGTGGGACACATCGATTCATTGCTTTCGTCAATGCAGTTTTAGCTCAACGCAAGGCTCCCCATGTCAAGAAGCTTCGCCTCGCTTGTGATATACCTAGAGGTGAAAAGAAAACCATCAAAACATGGATTCATACTGTTGTTGGACCCCACCTCCAAGAGCTGTATCTCGATTTATCTCTCCCTTGCAATGAGTTTGGAAATCGGGATATCAAATTGCCTGAAGAGGTATTAACCAGTGCATCACTCGAATCCCTTGTTTTGAAAGGTCATATGATTTTGACTGTTTATGATGGATTTGTTGATTTGCCATCCCTCAAGAACCTGGAGTTAGATCTCAATTATGTGGACCCGGAGTTTGTTTTAGATGGTTGCTGGGCTCTTGAAAATCTCAAGCTCACTTTACATGAATCCTTCCCACTTAATGCGAGCGATCCTCCTGTAATCCAAATGCCTGGTTCGTTGAAGCGTTTAACCTTAATACAGGCTGATGACACCGAAGAAGATCTTAATGATATTGAGGATCTTGTGATAGACACCCCATTACTTGAATATCTAAGTATCACATTATGGGCAAGATGTTTACAGGTTTCAATTAGCAATTATCCAAACATGGTGGAAGCTCACCTTGATATTGATCAAGACAAAGAGCAGGTTGGTTGGATGCTTGAGCTTCTCAAGGCACTCCGCCAAACAAAACTGTTGGACTTGAAACTTTCCACTATGGAGGTGATATTCTTATCGTTATTCCATTGTCCATTCTATGGATTACTCGATGTAACTTATTCCAATTTTTGGTGAATTTTAATTGTAGTTATGTGTTGTGtttattatcttcttatcttctacACACAGTGCTTGCTTGTTGCGCCTGCTTTTGAATTGCCAGAATTTTCCCGTTTACTTAATCTAGAGCTTGAAATTCCATACTTCAACTCTGGATTTCTGATAAAGTTGCTTCATAACTGCCACATGCTTCAAGTTCTCACTCTTCATAATCGGGAGGTATGATCACTTTTCTAATTTAGCTGTGTGTCTATTTCTGTTCATTACTTGCTTGcatattttgaaaagttttgttTATTGTTGCCAGAAAGTTTCTACTGTGGAACCTGAGGAACCTAATTGTTGGACACTGCCAATGAAGGATCCTGATTGTGTTATATCACATCTcaagatttttgaatttaaaggATATCAAGACTCTGCAGATGAACATGCATTTGTTGCATATCTTTTAGAGAGAGGACCTATTTTGAAGACAATGAAAATCCATGCTCATCGTAGTCTTGGCCTAAAGTATAAACATCGCATCCGCCAGGAATTATCTACCATACCCAGGAGCTCCAAAACATGCAAATTAAAAGTTACCTGAGTAGCCAACATTATGTATGGTACAATCTCTCACCATCTCTATTCTCTCTGTGTTTTTGCcttaaaaatagttttaaatgAAAGACTGCATCTTTGGTCCAATTTATGTGTCAATATCACTTATTCACTTGTGTTCCTCAAATATTTGTTGAAGCTTTTGATTGCTTTTTATAAGGATTAATTTGTCTGGTCTGATTCCTTGGGCATTGAAAAATGAGCTCTTCAAATGATTGCTGGGGTTTGGTTTGGTGGTTTTGGAATTGGCTTGTACTTTCTTCCTTTATGTCAATAAAAATCTCTGACTTGTTTGATGTTTGTTTCACAAAACATACAGGCCGTTTTATACGAATATATTAGCAATATAGTAAAATCGTTTATTGTTTATTAATTGTGAGTATTTTATCCCCAAAGTTATGTTATCCACTATTCCACTGTATTATATTTTTGCCCTTTGATATATACTCTGctgtttaattaatttatttagttttaacaCGTAGAGCTTTATATATTGTTTCCATGTAAACAGTTATTCAAACTCTAAATGTCATGGTTAACGGTTTCTCTAACTCGGAATTGACTTTAGGTAACTCTTTATTGAAGAATTTCATAGCACAATATTGCAGCCTATATTATTATGCATTTGCCAGTTTTGTTTTAGTCTTGCCTATATCATCATGTCATCATGCCCATGGTGCAGTCCTTTTTAGCATTACTAGAAATTTATCTCGGTGCCTGGTTTGCAATGCAACAAGTCTATGGTCAAAAGATTATTGTTTAGTTAATCATAAGCTTTTAATTTCAATAGAAATGACATTCAAGAGGCAATATTATTGTTTAATCTAACTATTTCGGTGGTGAGAATATTGAAGATCAGGTACACAAGCTTCCCTCCTCTTTTGGTTCGGGAAGGGTGGATGCATCAACCTTTCCCCTATAATGCTCAAATCATCATATGTATTTAACACTTTTGAGTAGATGACAGCTTCCTTGCCTTGTAGTAATGTGTAACTAACTCTTGCTATAATGGACAATTGGAAATAGATGTAATGGGATTAGAGGAACTTCCACCATATGTTTTGATACATATGAATGATATGATGTATAGTATTAATGCATGCTTTTCAAAACTATGATTATCCATGTCATATAAATTAAAGTCTTAAATCAAAGTTTGTTGGAACTTCGTTTAAATAGTAGTCATATTCATCAATGATATTAGCTTGGTTAACATAAAATCaactttgtttattttcttgcGTGATCTGCACTATCTCTCTTTACTGAGTTTGCTCTcttattttattccttttatttttttccctcGGCGGGTgcttaattacattttattttgaCCTCCCTTGTTTTTTTGGGATTAAGAATTTTCTGTTTCCTTTCATTATTTAGCTTTATCTATTCTAATTTATATGTGGATAACTTTGCAAAATTGTTTTGGCTTTTTTTTGCCGAATGAGATTTAACTCTAAGAATTTATACATATTAGTATATTACTCAATTTTTCACTATTAGACTATTTCAAGTGGACTTACAAAATCAAATTTACCACACTCAAATAACGTATCATTAATTACTAATGTTTGTAACGATCAATTGGAGTCAATATTTCACAAGTGGTGTGTGTATTCGGGAGggaattaaaaattgatttacATGGAATAAtggtttaattaatttgaagaACTTTGTAATTTTACTCAACTTTTATTCGCATTTCTGTAATATAAAAGTTTTTAATCAGTCTTTTATAGCGTCCAAATTTACTTAAAGTGCGTGCCATTTTTCTTCTGGCATCACAAAACGCCAAGTTAAATGGAAACCAACATACACAATAGTACAATACATATTTTTTGGTGATTATATGCCATACATATTTTAATCATGATACATGTATActtaaaattagtcactaattaattactgtatataaaaatatatatctaacatttcataaaaaaaatttattatactaTTGTAAacatatttagttattttattataataaatttgattattttaatagttgattatttaattaaaaaaatatgtaaatcaatatatataatatataagtatataataaCTGATTTCATGGTTAATTTATGAtgtgtatataatatttttatatattttattttttatagatattacaaaataattataaaatacaaGCATCAtagatttatatatatttatatgttttgttttaaatatttttaatatatattttatattttaatattattttatatgaataattaattttttatgttaataaaatATGATAATGCTAGTTTTTTAAGTCTCTTTCTATACATGCACAATAATTCAATATACAATAGATTCCTAAATTAATCAGCCGCaaagaagaaattgaaattaaaaaaaaaaattatcttatcATGAAACGATATGATGTACCCATTTTACCCTTGTTGTTTTCGGTCT from Arachis stenosperma cultivar V10309 chromosome 9, arast.V10309.gnm1.PFL2, whole genome shotgun sequence encodes the following:
- the LOC130947770 gene encoding F-box/FBD/LRR-repeat protein At4g26340-like, with amino-acid sequence MPKRKQRKVEEEDSTRTGTPKIDLISTLPDSLLCHILSFLPTRCAMATSVLARRWRHLWKDVLVLDLDNSKHSPYYLPGGTHRFIAFVNAVLAQRKAPHVKKLRLACDIPRGEKKTIKTWIHTVVGPHLQELYLDLSLPCNEFGNRDIKLPEEVLTSASLESLVLKGHMILTVYDGFVDLPSLKNLELDLNYVDPEFVLDGCWALENLKLTLHESFPLNASDPPVIQMPGSLKRLTLIQADDTEEDLNDIEDLVIDTPLLEYLSITLWARCLQVSISNYPNMVEAHLDIDQDKEQVGWMLELLKALRQTKLLDLKLSTMECLLVAPAFELPEFSRLLNLELEIPYFNSGFLIKLLHNCHMLQVLTLHNREKVSTVEPEEPNCWTLPMKDPDCVISHLKIFEFKGYQDSADEHAFVAYLLERGPILKTMKIHAHRSLGLKYKHRIRQELSTIPRSSKTCKLKVT